In the genome of Criblamydia sequanensis CRIB-18, one region contains:
- a CDS encoding PsbP-related protein, with product MYPLLMFSFFLILTSFSNAAQLDPLQQIEKTTFESPEKGYSFDYPEDWQKVDIKGFDIVLKSPENQEGQSFANLSVISGPLPPNVDLEVYTRENVTHLVLNNEFIHNFDNGTAEIGGVPSNWISYNRGDDLTKIVQYFFVKDKLAYLITEGAMTVSYNDYKETFDEIIKSFKFTN from the coding sequence ATGTACCCGCTGCTTATGTTTTCTTTTTTCCTAATACTTACTAGTTTTTCTAACGCTGCACAACTAGACCCTTTACAACAGATTGAAAAAACAACTTTTGAAAGTCCCGAGAAGGGCTATTCTTTTGATTACCCGGAAGATTGGCAGAAAGTCGATATCAAAGGTTTTGATATCGTTTTAAAATCTCCTGAAAATCAAGAGGGTCAATCGTTTGCAAACTTAAGTGTGATTAGCGGTCCACTACCGCCGAATGTCGATCTTGAGGTTTATACAAGAGAGAATGTGACTCATCTTGTTCTAAATAATGAGTTTATCCATAATTTTGATAATGGAACGGCAGAAATCGGAGGAGTCCCCTCAAATTGGATCTCTTATAATAGGGGAGATGATCTCACTAAAATTGTTCAATACTTCTTTGTTAAAGACAAATTGGCCTATCTTATTACAGAAGGCGCCATGACAGTCTCTTATAATGACTATAAAGAAACCTTTGATGAGATCATTAAGAGCTTTAAGTTCACAAACTAA
- a CDS encoding tRNA-binding protein — MESQDKNLELIQFADFLKVEIRVGTIVSVEDYPEARKPAYKLTIDFGELGVKKSSAQITDRYPKETLLGKQVIAVVNFPKKQIGKFISEVLTLGLPDENGHVVLLEPTYKIPNGGRLF; from the coding sequence ATGGAATCTCAAGATAAAAACTTAGAACTCATTCAATTTGCAGATTTTTTAAAAGTGGAGATTCGAGTTGGGACGATTGTCTCTGTCGAAGATTATCCGGAAGCTCGAAAGCCTGCCTATAAGCTTACAATTGATTTTGGAGAGCTCGGAGTAAAAAAATCATCTGCGCAAATTACCGATCGCTATCCAAAAGAAACTCTTTTAGGCAAACAAGTAATCGCCGTTGTCAATTTTCCTAAAAAGCAAATCGGTAAATTTATTTCGGAAGTCCTAACTCTTGGCTTGCCCGATGAAAATGGCCATGTCGTCTTACTTGAGCCCACTTATAAAATCCCAAATGGGGGAAGGCTTTTCTAA
- a CDS encoding class I SAM-dependent DNA methyltransferase codes for MNKTYQSLCSQFYELDKPTVSDEILKCYLSYAKDLKGPILEPMCGTGRFLIPFLERGFRIEGFDSSPHMLDICQKKCEAKGLKASLKEASFETFSSDHTYDLIFIPSGSFGLLTSIEDVNSALKVISDSLQEGGKFVFEIETLKAVSESQNSWKERFVKKGDLKITLKTKAHFDLLSKIETTVCKYELWEDDKKKLTETEDFKVKLYEFNEIDPLLTQNNLKVLGKWQLRSDMKIAANENSDLILYECVKI; via the coding sequence ATGAATAAAACCTATCAAAGCCTTTGCTCTCAATTTTATGAACTCGACAAGCCGACTGTATCAGATGAAATTCTGAAATGTTATTTAAGCTATGCAAAAGACCTGAAAGGTCCCATCCTTGAACCTATGTGCGGAACGGGCCGTTTTTTGATCCCGTTTCTAGAAAGAGGCTTTAGGATTGAAGGCTTTGATAGCTCCCCTCACATGCTTGACATTTGTCAAAAAAAATGTGAAGCCAAAGGATTAAAGGCTTCCCTTAAAGAAGCCTCTTTTGAAACTTTTTCAAGCGATCATACCTATGACTTAATCTTCATTCCAAGCGGCTCTTTTGGTTTATTAACTTCGATCGAGGATGTAAATTCTGCGCTTAAGGTAATTTCCGATTCTTTACAGGAAGGGGGCAAATTTGTATTCGAGATTGAAACCTTAAAAGCCGTATCGGAATCTCAAAACTCTTGGAAAGAACGATTTGTTAAAAAAGGTGACTTGAAAATTACTCTAAAGACTAAAGCTCATTTTGATCTTCTTTCTAAAATTGAAACCACAGTCTGCAAATATGAACTGTGGGAAGATGACAAAAAGAAATTAACTGAAACCGAAGATTTTAAAGTCAAACTCTATGAGTTTAATGAAATAGACCCTCTTCTCACCCAAAACAATTTAAAAGTTTTAGGAAAATGGCAGCTTCGATCCGACATGAAAATTGCAGCTAATGAGAATTCGGATCTCATTTTATATGAATGTGTTAAAATTTAG
- the proC gene encoding pyrroline-5-carboxylate reductase, with protein MLSGNNIAIIGTGTMGRGLAERLSQSYNLFLYDHHYDKALSLEQKGFGKACPDLKTAIDNADIVILAIKPQSLKEAAPLIGSLLTEQTLISLLAGTTINTLKTYFPNTRIIRMMPNLAITKGEGLVGLTPDSKLSENEIMQLLSLSDPLGKVFWLSEEKINAFTALGGSGPAFVLVMIESMVEAGIAMGFNAKDSEQIVKQMVKGSLCLLENSDKHPGEIKWQISSPAGTTIAGLLALEDLNVRSGIINVFLACFERTNELSSD; from the coding sequence ATGCTATCCGGAAATAATATTGCAATTATCGGCACGGGAACTATGGGCCGCGGTTTAGCTGAGAGGCTATCGCAAAGCTATAACCTTTTTTTGTATGATCATCATTACGATAAAGCTCTTTCTCTTGAACAGAAGGGTTTTGGAAAAGCCTGTCCCGACTTGAAGACGGCAATTGATAATGCCGATATTGTGATTTTAGCCATTAAACCGCAGAGTTTAAAGGAAGCAGCTCCTCTAATTGGCAGTCTTCTTACCGAGCAAACCCTCATTAGTTTGCTCGCCGGCACAACCATTAATACCCTGAAAACCTATTTTCCAAATACCCGAATCATTCGGATGATGCCTAATCTTGCGATTACAAAAGGTGAAGGGCTAGTGGGTCTTACCCCGGATAGCAAACTTTCAGAAAATGAGATTATGCAGCTTTTAAGTCTCTCTGATCCTTTAGGAAAGGTGTTTTGGCTTTCTGAAGAAAAAATTAATGCTTTTACAGCATTAGGCGGCTCGGGTCCGGCTTTTGTTCTTGTCATGATAGAATCAATGGTGGAAGCCGGCATTGCTATGGGCTTTAACGCTAAAGATTCTGAGCAAATTGTCAAACAAATGGTGAAAGGAAGTTTATGCCTTTTAGAAAATAGCGATAAGCATCCCGGAGAAATCAAATGGCAGATTTCATCTCCTGCTGGAACCACGATTGCCGGGCTTCTTGCTCTAGAAGATTTAAATGTCAGGTCGGGCATTATCAATGTCTTCTTGGCTTGTTTTGAGAGAACAAATGAGCTTTCTTCAGATTGA
- a CDS encoding glutamate-5-semialdehyde dehydrogenase, with product MNVEQLAKKAKLSCPQMAKASDKQKNEALMKLISLLKEEEKAILEANQKDIDEAIKKGLREALIDRLSLQNRIKGLIADIEKVIELPDPIGECFEKYRHHDLEIEKCRTPIGVIGVIYESRPNVTLDISVLCLKSGNACILRGGSETLRTNIELSRLIRKALSQSGLPENAVQLISTSDRSEVLKMLRLHDFIDLIIPRGGEALHRYCRENSTIPVITGGIGICHLFVDETADLEKSLKVIINAKTQRPSVCNALDTLLVHEAIASSFIPKVADILKSLGVSFKLDAKSLEYVKDTTPASLAEEKDWDTEWLSLVLGIKVVKNCDEAISHILLHSTGHSDGILTENRKNAEDFVASIDSAAVYVNASTRFTDGSQLGLGSEVAISTQKLHARGPMGLKELTSYKWIIRGDYAIRK from the coding sequence ATGAATGTTGAACAACTTGCCAAAAAGGCAAAACTTAGCTGTCCTCAAATGGCAAAAGCTTCAGATAAACAAAAAAATGAGGCTTTAATGAAGCTTATTTCGCTTCTTAAAGAAGAAGAAAAGGCTATTTTAGAAGCCAATCAAAAAGACATTGATGAAGCGATAAAAAAGGGTTTAAGGGAAGCTTTAATAGATAGACTTTCTCTTCAAAATCGAATTAAGGGCCTTATTGCCGACATTGAAAAAGTGATTGAACTCCCGGATCCCATCGGAGAGTGTTTTGAAAAATACCGACATCATGATTTAGAAATAGAGAAATGCCGGACCCCGATTGGCGTTATCGGCGTGATTTACGAATCAAGACCGAATGTCACACTAGACATCAGTGTGCTTTGCCTAAAGTCCGGCAACGCTTGCATTTTAAGAGGAGGCTCTGAGACACTTAGGACCAATATCGAACTTAGCCGATTGATTCGAAAAGCCTTAAGTCAATCAGGCTTACCGGAAAACGCTGTTCAGCTTATTTCAACTAGCGATCGAAGCGAAGTTTTAAAAATGCTGCGTCTTCATGATTTTATCGATTTAATTATTCCAAGAGGAGGAGAAGCGCTTCATCGTTATTGCCGGGAAAACAGCACTATTCCTGTGATCACAGGCGGCATTGGGATTTGCCATTTATTTGTTGATGAGACAGCAGACTTGGAAAAATCTCTAAAAGTCATTATAAATGCCAAAACGCAAAGACCGAGCGTTTGCAATGCCTTAGACACATTACTTGTTCATGAGGCTATTGCTTCGAGCTTTATCCCCAAAGTTGCAGATATACTTAAGTCTCTAGGAGTTAGTTTTAAACTGGATGCTAAAAGCCTGGAATACGTGAAAGATACCACTCCGGCCTCTCTTGCTGAAGAAAAGGATTGGGATACGGAATGGCTAAGCCTTGTCTTGGGAATAAAGGTAGTTAAAAATTGTGATGAAGCCATTTCGCATATATTGCTTCATAGCACAGGTCATAGCGATGGCATTTTGACCGAAAACCGGAAAAATGCCGAGGATTTTGTAGCAAGCATTGACTCGGCAGCGGTTTACGTAAATGCATCGACACGGTTTACGGATGGAAGCCAGTTAGGTTTAGGGTCTGAAGTTGCTATTAGCACACAAAAATTGCATGCAAGAGGCCCTATGGGATTAAAAGAGTTGACATCGTATAAATGGATAATTAGAGGTGATTATGCTATCCGGAAATAA
- the proB gene encoding glutamate 5-kinase — MKKLKRIVVKVGTSTLTQGGSQLSRKFMLGLASQLSKLHENNFEVILVSSGAICAGKELLKNPSVDRTLPKKQMFASIGQVELMLVWKELFGLHEIHVAQILLTRDDISNRKRYLNARDTLNCLLQHRIIPVINENDTVATKEIRVGDNDNLAALVSNLVAADLLILLTDQEGLFTADPRLNSNAKLIPLVKHIDESIMALAKGTSTSLGTGGMLTKIEAAKRASQWGTPTIIASSKVPNILLELVEGKAHGTLFQTEITLQESRKRWLLSEKPQGVIELDEGASDKILHHGASLLPPGIAKVKGPFERGAIVHLIDSKSKLLAVGITNYGKDEIEKIIGVHSKKIEDILGYSYGGEIIHRTNMTRVKSKEEESLS; from the coding sequence ATGAAAAAGCTAAAAAGAATTGTGGTTAAGGTCGGGACTAGCACCTTAACGCAAGGCGGGAGTCAACTTTCTCGTAAATTTATGCTGGGATTAGCTTCCCAGCTTTCCAAACTCCATGAAAATAATTTCGAAGTGATCCTTGTTTCATCGGGCGCTATTTGCGCAGGCAAAGAACTCTTAAAAAATCCAAGTGTGGATCGAACCCTCCCAAAAAAACAAATGTTTGCAAGCATAGGCCAAGTTGAGCTGATGCTTGTCTGGAAAGAGTTATTTGGCCTTCATGAAATTCATGTTGCGCAAATTCTTCTAACAAGAGACGACATTTCAAATAGAAAACGATATCTTAATGCGAGAGACACGCTTAACTGCCTTTTACAGCATAGAATTATCCCTGTAATTAATGAAAACGATACTGTGGCGACAAAAGAAATTAGAGTGGGCGATAATGATAATTTAGCAGCATTAGTATCTAATCTTGTGGCAGCCGATCTTTTGATCTTATTAACCGACCAAGAAGGACTCTTTACTGCGGATCCAAGACTTAATTCTAATGCTAAATTAATTCCCTTAGTTAAACATATTGATGAGTCAATTATGGCTCTTGCTAAAGGCACTTCAACTTCTCTTGGGACAGGCGGCATGTTAACAAAAATTGAAGCTGCAAAAAGAGCCTCTCAATGGGGAACGCCAACAATCATCGCCTCATCAAAAGTCCCGAATATTTTATTAGAGTTAGTAGAAGGTAAAGCTCACGGCACTTTATTTCAAACAGAGATCACCTTGCAAGAGAGCCGAAAAAGATGGCTTTTATCGGAGAAGCCGCAAGGGGTTATTGAATTGGATGAAGGCGCATCAGATAAGATTCTTCATCATGGTGCAAGTCTTTTACCGCCTGGGATCGCAAAAGTAAAAGGACCTTTTGAGCGTGGCGCTATTGTTCATTTAATAGACTCAAAATCTAAATTATTGGCAGTTGGCATTACCAATTATGGAAAAGATGAAATTGAAAAAATAATTGGGGTCCACTCTAAAAAAATAGAAGATATCCTAGGCTATAGTTATGGCGGGGAAATTATACATAGAACGAATATGACAAGAGTTAAGTCCAAAGAGGAAGAGTCTTTATCATGA
- a CDS encoding MerR family transcriptional regulator — translation MAYTVKKLAKISGVSVRTLHYYDEIGLLKPAYTEANGYRYYEEKEMLQLQQILFFRELGFELKKIQKILVKGKFDQVAALHSHRKILQTNIERTKELIKTIDKTINHLSGEKKMKDSEIYHGFSKEKQKEYEKQIIERFGEEGKVLIEESHQKVKNWGKPEWEKSRKEFAEICTELAEMMKKNIKPDAKEVQAVIRRHYQWLTQFWTPTKESYSGHGKFIADSNLGEAYKAYHLQMPEFISAAIQIFAAKELIK, via the coding sequence ATGGCTTACACAGTTAAAAAATTAGCAAAAATATCGGGGGTGAGTGTTCGAACCCTTCACTATTATGATGAGATTGGTTTGCTTAAGCCGGCCTATACCGAGGCCAACGGATATCGCTATTATGAAGAAAAGGAGATGCTGCAGCTTCAGCAGATCCTTTTTTTTAGAGAGCTTGGATTCGAGCTAAAAAAAATTCAAAAAATCTTAGTAAAAGGAAAATTCGACCAAGTCGCAGCCCTTCATTCTCATAGAAAAATCTTACAAACCAACATAGAAAGAACAAAAGAATTAATAAAAACTATCGACAAGACAATTAACCATTTATCAGGAGAGAAAAAAATGAAGGATTCAGAAATATATCATGGCTTTAGCAAAGAAAAGCAAAAAGAGTATGAAAAACAAATTATTGAACGCTTTGGAGAAGAAGGGAAGGTTCTGATTGAGGAAAGCCATCAAAAAGTAAAAAATTGGGGTAAGCCTGAGTGGGAAAAATCTCGTAAGGAATTTGCCGAGATTTGCACTGAATTGGCCGAAATGATGAAAAAAAACATAAAGCCTGATGCGAAAGAGGTGCAAGCTGTTATTCGCCGGCATTATCAATGGCTAACTCAATTTTGGACACCTACGAAAGAGTCTTACTCTGGCCATGGTAAGTTCATTGCAGATAGCAATCTTGGTGAGGCCTACAAAGCTTACCACCTGCAAATGCCGGAATTTATTTCAGCGGCAATTCAAATATTTGCTGCAAAAGAACTCATTAAATAG